From the Phaseolus vulgaris chloroplast, complete genome genome, the window GATCGTAGAATTTCTTTGTTTCTGTATTTCCGGAATATGAGTGTGTGACTTGTTTTAATTGGTCCTATTGAAAGTACAGAACATCAATCTGTCATCTTGATAGAGATGGTTTTATTCCGTCAGATATTTAATCTAGTATCTGGAGCACGGAATATAGAAAATAGATTCTAAAAATCTGAAAACTATGATTCATACTAAATATTTAGACCTCGCAACTGGACTTAAAAACCTTTTCAAAGAGTTGTAAAAATGAATTGAAAAATTTTTATTCTTTCAAGCTTCTGGAGTTTGTCTTTCTTTTGAGCAAAGGACAAATTTTTCCTTTCATTTTTGCATTATATCTATTGATTGAAGAAGTGATGATCCAGCAATTCTTACTCAGGGAATTTTTGGACTTCGATGAAAGGTTTTTTTTAATCATCGTGGTGCTAGTATGAATCTGAGGTTTTTTTTTATTGATTCATATGGTCCTAACAAGAGAATCCTTATACAAATTAAAGAATAAAGAAGACAGCAGTAAAAACACATTATACAAATAATAAAATGAAGTAAATGATAGAATATTCAAGAGGCCTTAAAAGATTACGATAAAGACAAGTGTGCCGACTTGAGATTTTGGCATTATAACCAAAAAGAATAGCTTTCGGATTTCTATTTTTTATTATCGTAAGAGAAAATTAGAATCATAGGATTAAATAAAGCAGTTTCAAACTTTCTATTACAGATATCTGTTTTTGTTACAACCAATATTTGGGTATTTTTGTTTGAGCCGTACGAGGTGAAATTCGCATATACGGTTCTCTGAGGGGGTTCCTTTGGGTTACCTATCTCAATAAAGTTTATGATTGGTTCGAAGAACGTCTTGAAATTCAGGCGATTGCCGATGATATAACCAGTAAATACGTTCCGCCTCATGTGAACATATTTTATTGTTTAGGAGGAATTACACTTACTTGTTTTTTAGTCCAAGTAGCAACGGGGTTTGCTATGACTTTTTATTATCGTCCAACCGTTACTGAAGCTTTTGCTTCTGTTCAATATATAATGACTGAAGCTAATTTTGGTTGGTTAATCCGATCAGTTCATCGATGGTCGGCAAGTATGATGGTCTTAATGATGATTCTACACGTATTTCGTGTATATCTTACAGGTGGTTTTAAAAAACCTCGCGAATTAACTTGGGTTACGGGTGTAGTTTTGGCTGTATTAACAGCATCTTTTGGTGTAACTGGTTATTCCTTACCTTGGGATCAAATTGGTTATTGGGCAGTAAAAATTGTAACAGGCGTACCCGAAGCTATTCCTGTAATAGGATCGTCTTTGGTAGAGTTATTACGCGGAAGTTCCAGTGTGGGCCAATCTACCTTAACTCGTTTTTATAGTTTGCATACTTTTGTATTACCTCTTCTTACTGCTGTATTTATGTTAATGCACTTTTCAATGATACGTAAGCAAGGCATTTCTGGTCCTTTATAGTGAATATGGATCATAGATATTTGTAATCACAATCATTTTTTATTTTGGGGAGGATTTGATTTCATTGCTACAATTATGGATTATAAAACAAAATAAGACATGTATTTAGATATTTCTCTTCAACTTAACAAAAATTGAATTTTTTTTTACATACATGAATAGTTGAAGGGAACTCTCCAAACAAAAAATGGATTATGGGAGTGTGTGACTTGAACTATTTATTTGGCCGCGCAGATATATGACTTTATCTTATCTGCCACATTAGAATTTACAATTAAATGTGTCTTTTTTCCAACCACCAAGCAAGGCTCTTACAGAGAGGGTAGGCTGGTTTTACTTGAAGAGAATCTTTTCTATGATCAGACTCAATTTTATTCTGCATCAACAGGCTCCGTAAGATCCAGTCAAAAAAGTTATGTGATATAGTCTGAATTCTATATAGTATGACAACGCATTCATTTCCTATGCATTGATTCGATTTCTGATACTATTGGAGTGAACAAAGTTGATCTAAAGAACAACGTGAGTTAGGTTTGATTAGTAACAAGTAAATTCTTTGTACATAAAAAGTATCAATCTTTTTTTTTGGACAGGATAACAATTGCAAAGTTTGAGATCACCCAGAAAGCATTAGCAACTTGAAAAGTCTACTTGGGTATTGAGCATTTACTAAAGTTTACTTAAAAAGAACTTAATTTTTTTTTTCAATCAAAAAATTGTAACTTTCGAAAAAGAAAATCGAGTTTATTTTCTTACTTAGAATCTTCATATATGTGTGGATAACACATACATTTTTTTCTATTTTTTTATATAGATACAGTTGAAAGATTTGATTAGTGCTCGAGCCGGATGATGAAAAATTATCATATCCGGTTCTTTCGGAGGATGGATCTATAAGAATTCACCTATCCCAATAACAAAAAAACCTGACTTGAATGATCCTGTATTAAGAGCTAAATTGGCTAAGGGAATGGGTCATAATTATTATGGAGAACCCGCATGGCCTAACGATCTTTTATATATTTTTCCAGTAGTCATTCTAGGTACTATTGCCTGTAACGTAGGCTTAGCGGTTCTAGAACCATCCATGATTGGGGAACCCGCGGATCCTTTTGCAACTCCTTTGGAAATACTACCAGAATGGTATTTCTTTCCCGTATTTCAAATACTTCGTACAGTGCCCAATAAGTTATTGGGCGTTCTTTTAATGGTTTCGGTACCTACGGGATTATTAACAGTACCCTTTTTGGAGAATGTTAATAAATTCCAAAATCCATTTCGCCGTCCAGTAGCAACCACCATCTTTTTGATTGGTACTGTAGTTGCCCTTTGGTTAGGTATTGGAGCAACATTACCTATTGAGAAATCCCTAACGTTAGGTCTTTTTTAAAGTTAGAATAGAAGATTAGTTTCATTTTTAATTCATTTTTAAATCAAATATCATGACATCTGTATTGTATATCTAGGGATAATTCTTTGTGAACTTACTAATCCCTAGATACATCTATTCCGTTTTAGATATATTCTGAACATTTGGATTTGTTCTAAATATTTAAATTACATATTTTGTTTGTTTAGTTTAGAAAAAAAAATAAATTTGAAAAAATCCTATGGAAATAGATTGCAATTTCATGCAAAATATTTTTGTATTTTTAAAATGTCCAATATAGATTTTCCATCTTCTACGTGAAAATGTTCAAATTTCAGAAGGTCTTCTTGACTGTTACTCAAAAGTTCTAATAATGTGTGAATATTGGATCTTTTTAGACAATTATAGATCCTGGGAGGTAATTCTAATTGGTCTATAAAAATAGATTTCAATGCTATTTCTTTTTGATTTTTCCTTAGTTTATCCTTAACCAATATATCATGAAAAGTAAAAAGGGGCAAAGTAACTTTGTGTTGATTTTTTTCTAAATGAAAGTTATCTTCTTCTGCGTGTAAAAAGGGAATAAATAACTCAATCAAATTTTGGGAGGCTTCATAAAGGGCTTCCTTAGGAGTTAAACTTCCATTTGTCCATATCTCGAGAAAAAGTATCTCTTGTTTTTCATTCCCATTGACATAAGAATGAATACTATAATTTACATTTCGAACAGGCATGAATCTAGCATCTATATCATAACTTCCGTCTTGAAAGTTTTTTAGTGTTTTTATACGATACCCCCGATTCCTCTCAATTTTTAATTCAATACACAAATGAACAGGTTCTGTTACGTTGGCTATATGTTGTCTATTATCAACGATTTCCACCGAAGGTGGTAAAATGATGTCTTGAGCGGTTATATATCCAGGACCTTTGAAAGAAATCGATGCGTCTTGTATTCCATACATATTACTTTTCAATACAATTTCTTTCAAATTCATGAAAATTTCATGTACTGATTCTTCAATACCTATTATGGTAGAATATTCATGTGGTATTTTCTCTGATTTTACACATGTGATACATGTTCCCTCTATTTCTCCGAGTAAAATTCTTCGGATTGCAATGCCTATTGTATCGGCTTGACCTTTCATAAGTGGGGACAGAATAAAGCGTCCATAATAAAGACGCTTACTGTCTATTCTTGATTCAACACATTTCCATTGTAGTGTCCGAGTAGAGACTCTTAATTTCTCTTGAACCATAGTAATCTATTATTTTGATCAAACTCTTGACTTGTTTATTTCTCTTGAAATATTTTTAATGTTTATTTTGAGTTTTATACACGTCTTTTTTTAGGAGACCTACATCCATTATGTGGCATAGGAGTTACATCTCGTATAAAATTTAAGAGTATACCACTTCTACGAATAGCTCTTAATGCTGCATCTCTTCCGAGACCAGGCCCTTTGATCATGATTTCTGCTCGTTGCATGCCTTGATCCGATACTGTTCGAATAGCATTTCCTGCTGCAGTTTGAGCGGCAAAAGGTGTTCCCCTTCGTGTACCCTTGAATCCACAAGTACCAGCGGAGGACCAAGAAATCACCCGACCTCGTACATCTGTAATAGTTACAATAGTATTGTTGAAACTAGCTTGAACATGAATAATTCCTTTTGGTATTTTACGCGTATGATTCCGCGAACCAATACGTACATTTTTACGCGAACCTGTTTTAGGTATATATTTTGCCATATTACATTATTTCATTAAAAAAAAAATAAGTCTAAAGGGTATGGAGATATCCATTTCATGTCAAAAACGCA encodes:
- the petD gene encoding cytochrome b6/f complex subunit IV — encoded protein: MGVTKKPDLNDPVLRAKLAKGMGHNYYGEPAWPNDLLYIFPVVILGTIACNVGLAVLEPSMIGEPADPFATPLEILPEWYFFPVFQILRTVPNKLLGVLLMVSVPTGLLTVPFLENVNKFQNPFRRPVATTIFLIGTVVALWLGIGATLPIEKSLTLGLF
- the petB gene encoding cytochrome b6, which produces MSKVYDWFEERLEIQAIADDITSKYVPPHVNIFYCLGGITLTCFLVQVATGFAMTFYYRPTVTEAFASVQYIMTEANFGWLIRSVHRWSASMMVLMMILHVFRVYLTGGFKKPRELTWVTGVVLAVLTASFGVTGYSLPWDQIGYWAVKIVTGVPEAIPVIGSSLVELLRGSSSVGQSTLTRFYSLHTFVLPLLTAVFMLMHFSMIRKQGISGPL
- the rps11 gene encoding ribosomal protein S11; amino-acid sequence: MAKYIPKTGSRKNVRIGSRNHTRKIPKGIIHVQASFNNTIVTITDVRGRVISWSSAGTCGFKGTRRGTPFAAQTAAGNAIRTVSDQGMQRAEIMIKGPGLGRDAALRAIRRSGILLNFIRDVTPMPHNGCRSPKKRRV
- the rpoA gene encoding RNA polymerase alpha subunit, coding for MVQEKLRVSTRTLQWKCVESRIDSKRLYYGRFILSPLMKGQADTIGIAIRRILLGEIEGTCITCVKSEKIPHEYSTIIGIEESVHEIFMNLKEIVLKSNMYGIQDASISFKGPGYITAQDIILPPSVEIVDNRQHIANVTEPVHLCIELKIERNRGYRIKTLKNFQDGSYDIDARFMPVRNVNYSIHSYVNGNEKQEILFLEIWTNGSLTPKEALYEASQNLIELFIPFLHAEEDNFHLEKNQHKVTLPLFTFHDILVKDKLRKNQKEIALKSIFIDQLELPPRIYNCLKRSNIHTLLELLSNSQEDLLKFEHFHVEDGKSILDILKIQKYFA